A stretch of DNA from Maridesulfovibrio sp.:
ACGGGGTTGCGCTCTTCTCGCTGTTAAAAAGATTGACAAAGTTGCCTGATCTATTATTTTGAGAAGATTCGGAAAAGGCGCAGCCGGATTTTACAGCTCACTCAAAATAACGACAAAAAAATTTCTTCCATAGGCAAGTTTGTTCTGCCGCCCTCTGTTTATCTTGTACTTTTTGACTTATTTAATCTTAAGTGGTTGATGTACGTCAAATTGCTTCATTCCAACCCTAACCTTCTCACTTGATTGAGGATACGATGGGTCAGCTCAGAAAAATATTTGGAAAGATCAAAGTCACATTGCCGATTCCCCACCTGCTTGAACTGCAGGTGGATTCCTTCAAGAAATTCCTTCAGGAAGGCGTTGCCCCTGCCAGCAGGGCGGACATCGGCCTTGAAGGGGTTTTCCGTTCGGTTTTTCCGATTGAAGACTTCAACAAGACTGCCAGTCTGGAATACGTAAGCTACGATATAGGTGAGCCCAAGTACGATATGGACGAGTGTATCTCCAAGGGCCTTACCTACGAAGCGCCCATCCGTATCAAGGTTCGTCTCGTGGTTTTCGACGTCGACGAAGAAACCGAAAGCAGGACTATCCGCGATATTAAAGAGCAGGATATCTATTTCGGGACCGTGCCGCTCATGAGCGACCAGGGAACCTTCATTATAAATGGTACTGAACGTGTAATAGTGAACCAGCTTCAGCGTTCGCCCGGTATCATTTTCGAGCACGATTCAGGCAAGACTCATACCAGCCGCAAGGTTCTCTACAGCTGCAGAATCATTCCCATGCGCGGCTCCTGGCTCGATTTTGACTTCGACCACAAAGACATACTCTATGTACGTATCGACCGCCGCCGCAAGATGCCTGCCACCGTGCTGCTCAAAGCCATGGGATTGTCCAAGCAGGACATCATCGATTACTTCTACGAGGTGGAAGAGTACAAGATCGATCGCCACATTGTACGCCGCAAGGTTGTGGAGAATCAGTACCGTAAGGAAAACGCCTGGGTTGACCTCTCTCTTGAAGACGGCAAGGTCGTTATCCAGCGTGACAAGCCTGTTACCAAGTTCGGTTGGAAAAAGCTTATCCGCGGCAATGTCGAGTACATTGAAGTTGATCCCAAGTCTCTGGTAGGGCAGTTTGCCTACAACGACATTACCGATCCTGATACCGGCGAAGTAATTGCCGAAGCTGCCGACGAGATCACTGAAGATATCTTTGATCGCATCATGGAAGTTGGCCTCAAGGAAATCAAAGTCCTGCATACTCAGGGTGCTGATGTTTCTTCCGCGCTGCGCGATTCCATGCAGCTGGATAAGACTACTGACGTCGAATCCGCACAGATTGAAATATACAGAAGACTGCGTCCCAGTTCTCCGCCCACGGCTGAAATTGCGGCCAACTTTTTTGAAAATCTGTTTCGCAGTTCCGACTACTACGACCTTTCGAGTGTCGGTCGGTACAAACTGAACGCACGTCTTAACATAGAAACTCCGCTTGAACTGCGTACCCTGACCAATGAGGATATCCTCACTGCGGTCAAGGTCCTGTGCAAACTGAAAGACAGCCATGGTCCTGCCGATGATATCGACAACCTCGGCAACAGACGTGTGCGTCCGGTCGGCGAACTGGTCGAAAACCAGTACCGTATCGGGCTTGTTCGCATGGAAAGAGCCATCAAGGAGCGTATGAGTCTCCAGGAAGTGGCCACACTCATGCCGCATGACCTGATCAACCCCAAACCGGTTGCAGCTGTGCTTAAGGAATTCTTCGGAACTTCACAGCTGTCCCAGTTCATGGACCAGACCAACCCGCTTTCTGAAGTTACTCACAAGCGCAGACTTTCCGCGCTCGGACCCGGCGGCCTGACCCGTGAACGCGCAGGTTTTGAAGTACGTGACGTTCACGTCTCTCACTACGGTCGTATCTGCCCGATTGAAACTCCTGAAGGTCCGAACATCGGTCTTATCGTTTCCCTGACCACCTACGCAAAGGTAAACGATTTCGGTTTCATTGAAAGTCCTTACCGGACAATCAAGGATTCCACCATGACTGATGAAATCCTTTACTATGATGCGACCCGCGAAGTAGGCCACGTTGTTGCACAGGCCAACGCTCCTATTGACAAGGAAGGGCAGTTCACCAACCCTCTGGTTACTTCAAGGCTTAACGGCGATGTATCCATGTGGCCTCGTGAAGACGTAACGCTCATGGACATCAGTCCTTCACAGACCGTATCGGTTTCCGCTGCGCTTATTCCGTTCCTTGAACACGATGATGCTAACCGCGCTCTCATGGGTTCAAACATGCAGCGTCAGGCTGTGCCTCTGCTCAAGACTGCTCAGCCTCTGGTTGGAACCGGAATGGAAGCCAACGTTGCTCAGGATTCCGGTAGCTGCGTGCTCGCAGAAGCCGACGGTTACATCGATTATGTCGATGCAGAGCGTCTGGTCATGCGTTATGACGGAGATATTTATCCTAACACCGGCGGCATCAAGCACTATGAACTGCAGAAGTGGCATAAGTCCAACCAGAACTCCTGCTACGGACAGCGTCCGCGCCTGCCAATCGGAACCCGCGTAAGCAAGGGCGATGTTCTTGCTGACGGACCCGGAATCAAGGATGGCGAGCTTGCCCTCGGTAAGAACCTCCTGGTCGCTTTCATGCCCTGGTGCGGATACAACTTTGAGGACTCCATTCTCATTTCCGAACGTGTGGTCAAGGAAGATGTCTTCACCTCCGTTCATATTGAGGAGTTTGAACTTGTTGCCCGTGACACCAAGCTCGGACCCGAAGAAGTTACCCGAGATATCCCCAACGTGAGCGAAGACATGCTTCGCAATCTTGACGAATGCGGAATCATTCGTCTGGGCGCGCGCATCGCTCCCGATGACATACTTGTAGGTAAGATCACTCCTAAAGGTGAAACACAGCTTACCCCCGAAGAAAAGCTTCTTCGCGCCATTTTCGGCGATAAAGCCCGTGACGTGAAGAACACATCCCTCAAGGTTCCACCGGGAATCGAAGGGACCATCGTTGATGTTAAAGTTTTCAACCGGCGCTCCGGTGAAAAGGATGACCGTACCAAGGCTATCGAGGATTTCGAGCTTGCCAAGCATGACATGAAGGAAAGCAAGCACATCGAGTCCCTGACCACCAAGGTTCGTGCAAAGGTAGCAGTTGTTGCCGTCAACAAGCAGATTTCCCAGACCCTTATGGGCCGTAGGAAGGGCGAGGTGCTTGCTGAAGCCGGTCATATCCTTACTGAAGAAATGCTGAACGAAGTTCCGCTTAAGAAACTTGCCGGACTTTTTACCGACAAGGATACCAACGAGGCTGTAAAACAGCTTCTCGCGGAATATGACAAGCAGTTGCGCGTGATCAAAGCCATCTACGATGTCAAACGCGAAAAAGTAACCGAGGGTGACGACCTTCCCCCCGGAGTCATCAAGATGGTCAAGGTTTACATTGCTGTTAAGCGTAAACTTTCCGTCGGTGACAAGATGGCCGGTCGTCACGGTAACAAGGGTGTTGTATCCTGCATCCTCCCGGAACAGGATATGCCGTTCTTTGCAGACGGTACCCCCATGGACATCGTTCTCAACCCCCTGGGTGTTCCTTCTCGTATGAACATCGGGCAGATCATGGAAACCCATTTGGGATGGGCCGCTCTCGCTCTGGGACAGAAGTTTGCGAAAATGCTTGATACCGGCGAAGCTCTCGGAGTTATTCGTCAGGAAATCAAGGATATATTCGAGACCGAAGATGTGATTGATCTCGTGGATTCGTTGGATGACGAGGATTTCAGGCGTGCAGTAAGCAAGGCCAGAGAAGGTATCGTCACCAAAACACCGGTCTTTGACGGCGCAACGGAAAAAGAAATCTGGGATCTTGTCGCAAAAACCGGAATTGCCGACGACGGTAAAGTTACCCTTTACGACGGACGTACCGGAGATCCTTTCTACAACAGGGTAACGGTTGGGGTCATGTACATCCTCAAACTGCACCACCTTGTTGACGAAAAGATTCACGCCCGTTCCACCGGACCTTACTCGCTGGTTACCCAGCAGCCTCTCGGCGGTAAGGCACAGTTCGGCGGTCAGCGTCTGGGTGAGATGGAAGTATGGGCTCTTGAAGCATACGGCGCAGCCTATCTGCTTCAGGAATTCCTCACCGTCAAATCCGATGACGTTACCGGACGTGTCAAGATGTATGAAAAGATCGTCAAGGGAGACAACTTCCTTGAATCCGGTCTGCCTGAATCGTTCAACGTTCTGGTCAAGGAGCTTATGTCTCTTGGCCTTGATGTTAACCTGCTTCAGGATGACGAAGAAGAACCTGCCGAAAATAAATAATGAACGCGGGGCCGAGTACGGCCCCGCGACTAGATAAACCTTTTCATGTAAGGGGTATATTTAATGAGTCTGGACGAACTGTTCACTATGCGTAGAACATCCGGCGCAGGCCTTGCCGGACGCGGCCTCAAAGGAATTCAGATTTCCATTGCTTCTCCCGAGAAGATCAGGGAATGGTCCTACGGGGAAGTAAAGAAGCCCGAGACCATCAACTACAGGACTTTCAAGCCGGAAAGGGACGGACTTTTCTGTGCCAAGATTTTCGGACCTGTAAAAGACTATGAGTGTAACTGCGGTAAATACAAACGCATGAAACACCGCGGTATCGTCTGCGAAAAATGCGGAGTTGAAGTCATCGCATCCAAGGTCAGACGTGAACGCATGGGCCACATCGAGCTCGCTGCTCCGGTGGCTCATATCTGGTTTTTGAAAACTCTTCCGTCCAAGATCGGTACACTGCTTGATATTACCATGGCCGACCTTGAAAAGGTACTGTATTTCGATTCATACATCGTGCTTAATCCCGGAGATACCCCCCTCAAGCAGTACCAGATTCTTTCCGAAGATCAGTATTTTCAGGTAATTGATCACTATGGCGAAGAAGCCATCGAAGTGGGTATGGGTGCTGAAACCATCAAGACCCTGCTGGCCAAGATCGATATGCCCACCCTCAGACACGAACTGCGTGAGGAATCTCTGACCACCAGAAGTCAGACCAAGAAGAAAAAGCTGACCAAGCGTCTCAAGATCGTTGAGGCTTTTCTTGAATCCGGCAACGATTGTCAGTGGATGATCATGGACGTTATTCCGGTTATTCCGCCTGAGCTTCGTCCGCTTGTTCCTCTTGACGGCGGACGCTTCGCAACTTCCGACCTGAACGATCTTTATCGTCGCGTCATTAACAGGAACAACCGACTCAAACGCCTGATCGAACTCGGCGCTCCCGATATTATCATCCGCAACGAAAAGAGGATGCTTCAGGAATCCGTGGATGCGCTCTTCGACAACGGACGTCGCGGCCGTGCCATCACCGGTACCAACGGGCGCCCGTTGAAGTCCCTTTCCGATATGATCAAGGGTAAGCAGGGCCGTTTCCGTCAGAACCTGCTCGGTAAACGTGTCGACTATTCCGGTCGTTCCGTTATTGTTGTCGGTCCCAAGCTCAAGCTGCATCAGTGCGGACTTCCGAAAAAGATGGCTCTTGAACTGTTCAAGCCGTTTATCTATTCGGAACTGGAACGCAGGGAAATTGCCACAACCATCAAGAGTGCCAAGAAAATGGTCGAGCGCGAAGATCTGGTCGTCTGGGATATCCTTGATGATGTTGTTCGCGAATACCCGATCATGCTCAACCGTGCTCCGACTCTGCACAGACTCGGTATCCAGTCTTTTGAGCCGACTCTCGTAGAGGGCAAGGCAATTCAGTTGCATCCTCTGGTATGTTCCGCCTACAACGCCGACTTTGACGGTGACCAGATGGCGGTTCACGTTCCTCTTTCCGTTGAGGCTCAGATCGAATGCCGTGTCTTGATGATGTCTTCCAACAACATCCTGTCACCTGCAAACGGACAGCCGATCATCAACCCTTCACAGGATATCGTCCTCGGTCTTTACTATCTGACCGTTGAACGTTCTTTCTCCAAGGGCGAGGGCATGGTCTTCACTGCTCCCTGGGAAGTTATCGCTGCTCAGGATGCCGGTGTTGTCAGCATGCATGCACGCATCAAGGTGCGTATGGAAGGCAAACTTGTCGAGACCACTCCCGGCCGTATTCTCGTTGGCGAACTTCTGCCCGACACAATGGGTTTTGAATACGCAAACGTGGTCATGACCAAGAAGAATATTGCCAAACTCGTATCCAGCGCCTACCGGACTTCCGGCAGCAAGGCCACGGTCATTCTTTGTGACCGCCTCAAGGATCTCGGTTACGAGCATGCCACAAGGGCGGCTGTAACTATCGGCGTAAAAGACCTGACCATTCCGGCCAAAAAGGCAAAGCTTCTTGAAGACGCCTATACCGAAGTTGAAGACATTGAAGCACAGTACCGTGAAGGTATCATTACCCGTACTGAAAAATACAACAAGGTCGTCGACGTATGGACCAAGGTTACCAATGACGTTTCTTCCGAAATGACTCTTGAGATGTCAACGGATGTCATGGTTGATCCAAAAACCGGTAAGTCCGTGACCAACTCAAGTTTCAACCCGGTTTTCATGATGGCTCACTCAGGTGCTCGTGGTAACCAGGACCAGATGAGGCAGCTTGCCGGTATGCGTGGTCTGATGGCCAAACCTTCCGGTGAAATCATCGAAACTCCGATTACCTCTTCATTCCGCGAGGGGCTTTCGGTTCTGCAGTACTTCATTTCTACTCACGGTGCTCGTAAAGGTCTGGCGGATACCGCACTTAAGACCGCAAACTCCGGTTACCTGACCCGCCGTCTTGTTGACGTTGTTCAGGATGTTACCGTTGCCGAGCACGACTGCAGAACTGTTGACGGACTTGAACTCACCCACTACATCAAGGGCGGCGAGATCAAGGAAAGACTGTCTGAAAAGGTTCTGGGTCGTGTGACCATCCATGACGTTGTCAAAGAAGATACCGGTGAAATTCTCATCCCTGCCGACACCCTGATAGATGAAAGGGGTGCCAAGCTGATCGATGAAAACGGTATCAATTCAATGACTGTCCGTTCCCCGCTTACCTGTCGCTCCAAGCACGGCGTCTGCGCCATGTGTTACGGACGTGACCTTGCTCGCGGACATCTTGTCAATGTAGGGGAAACAGTTGGTATCATCGCCGCACAGTCGATCGGTGAACCGGGAACACAGCTTACCATGCGTACCTTCCATATCGGTGGTACGGCGAGCCGTGAAATTCAGCAATCATCTTTTGAAGCTCAGCATAACGGTTCGGTCGTTTTGAACCGTATGCGTTCAGTCCGCAACTCCGAAGGCCACCAGATGGTTCTGGGTAAGAGCTGCCAGATCGGTATTGTGGACGAGCAGGGCAGGGAACGTGAAAAATACGTTCTTCCGCTCGGAGCAAAACTTTACGTGGAAGAAGGGCAGAAGATCGCACAAGGAACTATGCTGGCCGAGTGGGATCCTCTCGCAGAACCCTTCATCACTGAAGTGACAGGTACGGTCAAATTCAACGACCTCGTTGAAGGTAAGACCTTTCAGGAACGTGTTGACGAAGCCACAGGACAGGCTACCTACACAATTACCGAATATCGTACCACCAACTTTAAACCTTCACTGTCCATCTGCGATGAGAACGGTGAGCCTATGGTTCGTCCCGGCTCAACCCTCAAAGCGATTTATCCGCTGCCCGTAGGTGCGATTCTGATGGTTAAAGACGGTAATGTCGTCAACGCCGGTGACATTATCGCCCGTAAACTTCGCGAAACCTCCAAGACCAAAGACATCGTCGGTGGTCTCCCGAGAGTTGCGGAGCTGTTTGAAGTGCGCAAACCCAAGGAACTTGGAATCATTTCGGAGATAGATGGTGTGGTCTCCTATGGACCTGAATCCAAAGGCAAGCGCAAAATTATTGTTACACCGGAAGTCGGGGAATCCAAGGAATACCTCGTGCCCAAGGGTCGTCACATAACAGCGCAGGAAGGCGACTTCGTAGAAGCCGGTGACCTGATGACTGAAGGACTTCCCGAGCTGCACGATATCCTCAAGGTTAAGGGCGAGAAATACCTCGCACGTTTCCTTGTCGAGGAAATCCAGGACGTTTACCGCTTTCAGGGTGTTGGAATCAACGATAAGCACATCGAAGTTATTGTCCGCCAGATGCTCAAAAAGGTCAGCATTGTTGATCCCGGTGAAACCCATTTCCTCGTGGGTGAGCAGGTGGATAAGCAGCAGTTCATGGAAACCAACCAGGAAGCTATTGCCAACGGACTCAAGCCCGCTGTTGCACAGACGCATGTTCTGGGTATTACCCAGGCATCCCTGTCTACCGCATCCTTTATCTCTGCCGCATCTTTCCAGGAGACCACCAAGGTTCTTACCGAGTCTTCCCTGTGCGGCAAGAAGGATTTCCTGCGCGGCTTGAAGGAAAACGTAATCGTCGGCCGACTGATTCCTGCAGGAACCGGTTTCCGCAAGTATGCACGTACCGATATAATCGTTCCCGATCAGCCGGAACGTGCCGATAAGTTCCTTGAAGAACTTGAGGAAGAGCCGCTGCTCGTTAATGAAAGATAGTGCGGCGCCAGTACGCAGAAACATTTTACAGGCAGGTAGTTGCAACCTGATCTGAAAATGAGACCCGGATGTTTCCTTTTTTGTGCTTGACAAAACGGAAAATTTTGGTCTAACTGCGTCGGTCTTTGCAATAAAATAAAATTTGGAGGGTTCATGCCAACCATCAACCAGCTTATAAGAAAAGGGCGTGAAAAGCAGCTCAAGCGTAAGAAAACTCCTGCGCTTCAGGCTTGCCCCCAGCGTCGTGGCGTATGCACAAGAGTGTATACCACCACCCCTAAAAAGCCTAACTCCGCACTGCGTAAGGTCGCTCGTGTGCGTCTGACCAACAGCATCGAAGTAACAGCATACATCGGTGGTGAAGGTCATAACCTTCAGGAACACTCCGTGGTTCTGATCCGTGGTGGTCGTGTAAAAGACTTACCTGGTGTTCGTTACCACATTGTCCGCGGCTCTCTCGACACCGCCGGTGTTGCAGATCGTCGTCAGGGTCGTTCCAAGTACGGCGCA
This window harbors:
- the rpsL gene encoding 30S ribosomal protein S12, yielding MPTINQLIRKGREKQLKRKKTPALQACPQRRGVCTRVYTTTPKKPNSALRKVARVRLTNSIEVTAYIGGEGHNLQEHSVVLIRGGRVKDLPGVRYHIVRGSLDTAGVADRRQGRSKYGAKRPK
- the rpoC gene encoding DNA-directed RNA polymerase subunit beta' gives rise to the protein MSLDELFTMRRTSGAGLAGRGLKGIQISIASPEKIREWSYGEVKKPETINYRTFKPERDGLFCAKIFGPVKDYECNCGKYKRMKHRGIVCEKCGVEVIASKVRRERMGHIELAAPVAHIWFLKTLPSKIGTLLDITMADLEKVLYFDSYIVLNPGDTPLKQYQILSEDQYFQVIDHYGEEAIEVGMGAETIKTLLAKIDMPTLRHELREESLTTRSQTKKKKLTKRLKIVEAFLESGNDCQWMIMDVIPVIPPELRPLVPLDGGRFATSDLNDLYRRVINRNNRLKRLIELGAPDIIIRNEKRMLQESVDALFDNGRRGRAITGTNGRPLKSLSDMIKGKQGRFRQNLLGKRVDYSGRSVIVVGPKLKLHQCGLPKKMALELFKPFIYSELERREIATTIKSAKKMVEREDLVVWDILDDVVREYPIMLNRAPTLHRLGIQSFEPTLVEGKAIQLHPLVCSAYNADFDGDQMAVHVPLSVEAQIECRVLMMSSNNILSPANGQPIINPSQDIVLGLYYLTVERSFSKGEGMVFTAPWEVIAAQDAGVVSMHARIKVRMEGKLVETTPGRILVGELLPDTMGFEYANVVMTKKNIAKLVSSAYRTSGSKATVILCDRLKDLGYEHATRAAVTIGVKDLTIPAKKAKLLEDAYTEVEDIEAQYREGIITRTEKYNKVVDVWTKVTNDVSSEMTLEMSTDVMVDPKTGKSVTNSSFNPVFMMAHSGARGNQDQMRQLAGMRGLMAKPSGEIIETPITSSFREGLSVLQYFISTHGARKGLADTALKTANSGYLTRRLVDVVQDVTVAEHDCRTVDGLELTHYIKGGEIKERLSEKVLGRVTIHDVVKEDTGEILIPADTLIDERGAKLIDENGINSMTVRSPLTCRSKHGVCAMCYGRDLARGHLVNVGETVGIIAAQSIGEPGTQLTMRTFHIGGTASREIQQSSFEAQHNGSVVLNRMRSVRNSEGHQMVLGKSCQIGIVDEQGREREKYVLPLGAKLYVEEGQKIAQGTMLAEWDPLAEPFITEVTGTVKFNDLVEGKTFQERVDEATGQATYTITEYRTTNFKPSLSICDENGEPMVRPGSTLKAIYPLPVGAILMVKDGNVVNAGDIIARKLRETSKTKDIVGGLPRVAELFEVRKPKELGIISEIDGVVSYGPESKGKRKIIVTPEVGESKEYLVPKGRHITAQEGDFVEAGDLMTEGLPELHDILKVKGEKYLARFLVEEIQDVYRFQGVGINDKHIEVIVRQMLKKVSIVDPGETHFLVGEQVDKQQFMETNQEAIANGLKPAVAQTHVLGITQASLSTASFISAASFQETTKVLTESSLCGKKDFLRGLKENVIVGRLIPAGTGFRKYARTDIIVPDQPERADKFLEELEEEPLLVNER
- the rpoB gene encoding DNA-directed RNA polymerase subunit beta — translated: MGQLRKIFGKIKVTLPIPHLLELQVDSFKKFLQEGVAPASRADIGLEGVFRSVFPIEDFNKTASLEYVSYDIGEPKYDMDECISKGLTYEAPIRIKVRLVVFDVDEETESRTIRDIKEQDIYFGTVPLMSDQGTFIINGTERVIVNQLQRSPGIIFEHDSGKTHTSRKVLYSCRIIPMRGSWLDFDFDHKDILYVRIDRRRKMPATVLLKAMGLSKQDIIDYFYEVEEYKIDRHIVRRKVVENQYRKENAWVDLSLEDGKVVIQRDKPVTKFGWKKLIRGNVEYIEVDPKSLVGQFAYNDITDPDTGEVIAEAADEITEDIFDRIMEVGLKEIKVLHTQGADVSSALRDSMQLDKTTDVESAQIEIYRRLRPSSPPTAEIAANFFENLFRSSDYYDLSSVGRYKLNARLNIETPLELRTLTNEDILTAVKVLCKLKDSHGPADDIDNLGNRRVRPVGELVENQYRIGLVRMERAIKERMSLQEVATLMPHDLINPKPVAAVLKEFFGTSQLSQFMDQTNPLSEVTHKRRLSALGPGGLTRERAGFEVRDVHVSHYGRICPIETPEGPNIGLIVSLTTYAKVNDFGFIESPYRTIKDSTMTDEILYYDATREVGHVVAQANAPIDKEGQFTNPLVTSRLNGDVSMWPREDVTLMDISPSQTVSVSAALIPFLEHDDANRALMGSNMQRQAVPLLKTAQPLVGTGMEANVAQDSGSCVLAEADGYIDYVDAERLVMRYDGDIYPNTGGIKHYELQKWHKSNQNSCYGQRPRLPIGTRVSKGDVLADGPGIKDGELALGKNLLVAFMPWCGYNFEDSILISERVVKEDVFTSVHIEEFELVARDTKLGPEEVTRDIPNVSEDMLRNLDECGIIRLGARIAPDDILVGKITPKGETQLTPEEKLLRAIFGDKARDVKNTSLKVPPGIEGTIVDVKVFNRRSGEKDDRTKAIEDFELAKHDMKESKHIESLTTKVRAKVAVVAVNKQISQTLMGRRKGEVLAEAGHILTEEMLNEVPLKKLAGLFTDKDTNEAVKQLLAEYDKQLRVIKAIYDVKREKVTEGDDLPPGVIKMVKVYIAVKRKLSVGDKMAGRHGNKGVVSCILPEQDMPFFADGTPMDIVLNPLGVPSRMNIGQIMETHLGWAALALGQKFAKMLDTGEALGVIRQEIKDIFETEDVIDLVDSLDDEDFRRAVSKAREGIVTKTPVFDGATEKEIWDLVAKTGIADDGKVTLYDGRTGDPFYNRVTVGVMYILKLHHLVDEKIHARSTGPYSLVTQQPLGGKAQFGGQRLGEMEVWALEAYGAAYLLQEFLTVKSDDVTGRVKMYEKIVKGDNFLESGLPESFNVLVKELMSLGLDVNLLQDDEEEPAENK